Proteins from one Impatiens glandulifera chromosome 2, dImpGla2.1, whole genome shotgun sequence genomic window:
- the LOC124926843 gene encoding nudix hydrolase 16, mitochondrial: MSDLVARTGRLQQRYEAGYRLIAGCIPYRYRKSEDSDANSNKVVEVLMITSASGPGLLFPKGGWETDETVEEAAAREAMEEAGIKGDLMGLLGYYEFKSRTHQDEYNKEGLCRASMFALLVKSELESWPEQSTRRRTWMTVKEAVENCRHSWMRDALLQGFVKWHDEKA; the protein is encoded by the exons ATGTCTGATCTCGTGGCCCGGACAGGTAGGCTTCAGCAGAGATACGAAGCCGGGTATCGCCTCATCGCTGG GTGCATTCCTTATAGGTATAGAAAGTCTGAAGATAGTGATGCTAACTCGAATAAGGTAGTTGAGGTTCTCATGATAACCTCTGCTAGTGGACCAGGTCTTCTATTTCCTAAG GGAGGATGGGAGACTGATGAAACTGTTGAAGAAGCTGCAGCAAGAGAAGCTATGGAAGAAGCCGGAATTAAAGGAGATTTAATG ggATTGCTGGGGTATTATGAGTTTAAGAGCAGAACCCACCAAGACGAATATAACAAGGAAGGATTATGTAGAGCATCAATGTTTGCATTACTAGTGAAGTCGGAGCTTGAGTCATGGCCGGAGCAGAGTACTCGAAGGAGGACATGGATGACTGTAAAAGAAGCAGTGGAGAATTGTCGACATTCTTGGATGAGAGATGCTCTTCTCCAAGGATTTGTCAAGTGGCATGATGAAAAAGCATAA